The Candidatus Lokiarchaeota archaeon DNA segment CCGTTTGGGGAGAAAAACAGGCCAAGAGAGAAAGTAGAGGAGAAGTACATAATGGAAGAAATGCTATGGCACAAATACAAGTGGCCAGCCGATGCTCTGAAGTCCATAGAGTATCCGGAAGAACCACTTTTTGCGATGCTTGATAGATCTGCTGAGAAGCGCGGTGATCAACCTTTCACATTGTGGGAAGGGGTATCGCGTACTTTTGCGGAGGTACGAGATGATGCGAATAGAATCGCCAATTTTCTAGCCAACAAGGGAATCGGTAAAGGGGATACAGTGGCAGTATTCTTACCTAACACACCTCATTTCCCTGTAGTTTTCTTTGGTATTCTGAAAACGGGTGCACGAATCTGTACTTGCAACCCAATGTACAAGGCTGGCGAGCTCAACCATCAGCTCAATGACAGTGGCGCTGTTGCTGTCTTTGTTCTTGATCATCCGACGTTTACACCTACCTGCTATGAGGCGGTGAAGGATACCGATGTGGAGACCGTTGTAGTGTGCAGTGTCAAACGGTTCCTTCCGAAAATCAAGGCGATTCTTGGAGGGTTACTTGGTAAGATTCCCAAAAGCCCCAGTTATGAGTCCGACAAGACCGTCTTTTACGATCATATACTGGATGAACACGAACCAATTGCCCCTGATGTGGAAGTGGACCCCGATGAGGTTGCTCTCATACTCTATACTGGCGGAACCACAGGAACTCCAAAGGGCGCAGGGCTTACGCACAAAAATATGGTAACAAATGTTCACCAAGTCTACGAGTATGTGAATCTAGACCCCGCTGATATGGATGCTCCCCAGAAAATCGTGTACGGTGAAGAAGTGTTTGTTGGCGCATTGCCATGGTATCACAGCTACGGTTTGACACTTACCTTGTTGATTGCAACAGAATACGCTGGACAACTCATATGCATACCTGATCCGCGAGATGGTGACCCTCCACTATCCGTTCTTCTGGAAGACATTGAGAAGTATGGCGGTACGATTCTGAATGCAGTACCAGCACTGTATGCAGGAATTGTTGAACATCCAAATGTCAATGATTACGACTTGAGCTCCATCAAAATCTGCAGCTCTGGAGCAGCACCTCTTCCTCCAGAACTAGCCAGAAATTTCGAGAAGGTCACTGGTGCTGTCATCTTTGAGGGCTACGGTTTGAGCGAGACGTCACCGGTCACTCATGTTAACCCAACCAACCGCAAGGACAGGAAGTTCGGATCCATTGGGTTGCCTGTTCCAGATACCGTTGCTAAGATTGTTGACATAGAAACAGGAACCCGAGAATTGCCCCCCGGAGAAACTGGTGAAATCGCTATTCATGGCCCCCAAGTGATGAGCGGCTACTGGAACAAGCCTGATGAAACTGAGAACGTAACCCGAGAACTCGAAGGAAAGAGTTTCTTCCTCACTGGT contains these protein-coding regions:
- a CDS encoding AMP-binding protein, which codes for MEEMLWHKYKWPADALKSIEYPEEPLFAMLDRSAEKRGDQPFTLWEGVSRTFAEVRDDANRIANFLANKGIGKGDTVAVFLPNTPHFPVVFFGILKTGARICTCNPMYKAGELNHQLNDSGAVAVFVLDHPTFTPTCYEAVKDTDVETVVVCSVKRFLPKIKAILGGLLGKIPKSPSYESDKTVFYDHILDEHEPIAPDVEVDPDEVALILYTGGTTGTPKGAGLTHKNMVTNVHQVYEYVNLDPADMDAPQKIVYGEEVFVGALPWYHSYGLTLTLLIATEYAGQLICIPDPRDGDPPLSVLLEDIEKYGGTILNAVPALYAGIVEHPNVNDYDLSSIKICSSGAAPLPPELARNFEKVTGAVIFEGYGLSETSPVTHVNPTNRKDRKFGSIGLPVPDTVAKIVDIETGTRELPPGETGEIAIHGPQVMSGYWNKPDETENVTRELEGKSFFLTGDIGHMDEEGFFVVSDRKKSMINVSGLKAYSRQIEDTLYEHPKVAMVAVIGVPREEDPSNEFVKAFIVPKGGSKLQPEEIIEWAKERMAGYKRPREVEIVESLPLSQVGKVLHRVLRERELKKRGMD